In Drosophila yakuba strain Tai18E2 chromosome 2R, Prin_Dyak_Tai18E2_2.1, whole genome shotgun sequence, a single genomic region encodes these proteins:
- the LOC6530340 gene encoding solute carrier family 25 member 35 has protein sequence MATSDFVLGGLASVGATFFTNPIEVIKTRIQLQGELAARGTYVEPYKGIVHAFVTVAKNDGILGLQKGLAPALYFQFIINSFRLSIYSEAMERRWMHNRSGEVSYGLGLMWGAIGGVVGSYCSSPFFLIKTQLQSQAAKQIAVGYQHAHTSMSDALRQIYSKNGVRGLWRGSVAALPRAALGSGAQIATFGKTKALLVEYDLVTQPTLNSFSAGLIAGSIMSVAITPPDVITTRLYNQGVDAEGRGLLYRGWVDCFVKILRSEGVYGMYKGFWANYLRIAPHSTLVLLFFDELIAVRTKYRNH, from the exons ATGGCTACATCGGATTTTGTTCTGGGCGGCCTGGCCTCCGTGGGTGCCACCTTCTTCACCAATCCGATCGAGGTGATCAAGACTCGGATCCAGCTGCAGGGCGAGTTGGCGGCGCGGGGAACGTATGTGGAGCCCTACAAGGGAATTGTCCATGCCTTCGTCACAGTGGCCAAAAACGATGGCATTCTCGGCCTCCAAAAGGGCCTCGCACCGGCGTTGTACTTCCAGTTCATCATCAATTCCTTCCG ACTCAGCATTTATTCGGAAGCAATGGAGAGACGGTGGATGCACAACCGGAGTGGCGAGGTGTCCTACGGATTGGGACTCATGTGGGGCGCCATTGGCGGCGTCGTGGGCTCCTACTGCTCCAGTCCCTTTTTCCTG ATCAAAACTCAGCTGCAGTCACAAGCTGCAAAGCAAATCGCAGTGGGCTACCAGCATGCCCACACTTCCATGAGCGATGCCCTGCGTCAGATCTACTCCAAGAATGGAGTACGCGGACTCTGGAGAGGATCTGTGGCCGCATTGCCCAGGGCGGCTTTGGGATCAGGTGCCCAGATAGCCACCTTTGGCAAGACCAAAGCCCTTTTGGTGGAGTACGATTTGGTGACGCAGCCCACATTGAACTCCTTCTCGGCTGGCTTGATAGCAGGATCCATTATGTCGGTGGCCATAACACCGCCGGATGTAATTACCACGCGATTGTACAACCAGGGTGTGGACGCCGAGGGACGTGGTCTTCTTTATCGCGGCTGGGTTGACTGCTTTGTGAAAATCCTGCGATCGGAGGGCGTCTATGGTATGTACAAGGGCTTCTGGGCCAACTACCTGCGCATTGCCCCACACTCAACACTTGTACTGCTCTTCTTTGACGAGCTCATCGCCGTACGCACTAAGTATAGAAATCATTGA
- the LOC6530342 gene encoding solute carrier family 25 member 35: protein MTKSDFVLGGVAAMNAVVLTNPIDVVKTRMQLQGELSARGTYVEPYKNIAQAMWQIARNDGLLALEKGLAPALCYQFVLNSVRLSVYSNALELGYLQNEDGSISFYKGMFFGALGGCTGTYFASPFYMIKAQQHAQAVQSIAVGFQHKHTSMIDALQHIYRTNGISGFWRAALPSLNRTLVASSVQIGTFPKAKAFLKDNGWVSHPVLLSFCAGLTSGTFVAVANSPLDVVTTRMYNQPVDEKGRGIMYKGLVDCFTRIIKTEGIHGMYKGFWPIYFRSAPHTTLTFVFFEKLLYLRDRYVYPPHQN from the exons ATGACCAAGTCTGATTTTGTGCTGGGTGGGGTGGCAGCGATGAATGCGGTGGTGCTCACCAATCCCATCGATGTGGTCAAGACGCGGATGCAGCTCCAGGGAGAGCTGTCGGCCCGAGGAACCTATGTGGAGCCCTACAAGAATATTGCCCAGGCTATGTGGCAGATAGCCCGCAACGACGGACTCCTTGCATTGGAGAAGGGTCTTGCTCCGGCACTGTGTTACCAATTTGTCCTCAACTCGGTCAG GCTAAGTGTTTATTCGAACGCATTGGAGCTGGGATACTTGCAGAATGAGGATGGCTCCATATCCTTCTACAAGGGCATGTTCTTTGGAGCTCTTGGCGGATGTACGGGGACCTATTTCGCCAGTCCCTTCTACATG ATAAAGGCGCAACAGCATGCCCAGGCTGTTCAGTCCATTGCCGTGGGATTTCAGCACAAGCACACCTCGATGATAGATGCCCTGCAGCACATTTACCGGACCAATGGCATTTCCGGATTCTGGCGCGCAGCACTACCAAGCCTGAATCGAACGTTGGTTGCCTCCAGTGTCCAGATCGGCACCTTTCCTAAGGCCAAGGCATTTCTGAAGGATAATGGATGGGTCTCCCATCCGGTTCTCCTATCTTTCTGTGCCGGCTTAACGTCGGGCACCTTTGTGGCGGTGGCCAATTCACCCCTTGACGTGGTCACCACTCGGATGTACAATCAGCCAGTGGATGAAAAGGGCCGTGGAATCATGTACAAAGGCCTGGTGGATTGCTTTACTAGGATCATTAAAACCGAAGGAATTCATGGGATGTACAAGGGCTTCTGGCCCATCTACTTTCGTAGTGCTCCACACACCACCTTGacatttgtgttttttgaAAAGTTGCTCTATCTGCGTGATCGTTATGTTTACCCCCCGCACCAAAACTGA
- the LOC6530343 gene encoding receptor expression-enhancing protein 5 isoform X3 yields MAVEEFESKIIQLFVENALLRFGAVGICALWLIFGWGAQLLCNTIGVLYPAYISIHAIESSTKQDDTKWLIYWVTFGIFTVIEFFSSLLTSVIPFYWLLKCAFLIWCMLPTEQNGSTIIYRKLVRPYFLKHHESVDRIIDDGIKKAAGVLKHD; encoded by the exons ATGGCAGTCGAGGAATTTGAGAGCAAAATTATCCAGCTGTTTGTAGAGAACGCCCTCCTGCGCTTCG GTGCTGTTGGTATCTGCGCCTTGTGGTTGATCTTTGGATGGGGCGCCCAGCTGCTGTGCAACACCATTGGAGTTCTGTACCCTGCATACATTTCCATCCATGCTATCGAGTCCAGCACAAAGCAGGACGACACCAAGTGGCTGATCTACTGGGTCACGTTTGGCATCTTCACCGTGATTGAATTCTTTTCGAGTCTGCTAACTTCAGTGATTCCCTTCTACTGGCTGCTGAAG TGTGCCTTCCTCATCTGGTGCATGCTGCCCACGGAACAGAATGGTTCTACCATCATCTACCGCAAGTTGGTGCGACCCTATTTCCTGAAACATCACGAAT CTGTCGACAGGATTATTGATGATGGCATTAAGAAGGCCGCTGGTGTGCTGAAGCACGATTAG
- the LOC6530343 gene encoding receptor expression-enhancing protein 5 isoform X1, whose product MAAQVAQVQQFLNGYKEDVNKSLRDPSKPWAKLFDTVEEKTGVERVNIFVGAVGICALWLIFGWGAQLLCNTIGVLYPAYISIHAIESSTKQDDTKWLIYWVTFGIFTVIEFFSSLLTSVIPFYWLLKCAFLIWCMLPTEQNGSTIIYRKLVRPYFLKHHESVDRIIDDGIKKAAGVLKHD is encoded by the exons atggccgcacagGTAGCTCAGGTGCAGCAGTTCTTGAACGGCTACAAGGAGGACGTAAACAAGTCCCTGCGGGATCCGTCCAAGCCGTGGGCCAAACTCTTCGATACCGTTGAAGAAAAGACCGGCGTGGAAAGGGTCAATATTTTCGTTG GTGCTGTTGGTATCTGCGCCTTGTGGTTGATCTTTGGATGGGGCGCCCAGCTGCTGTGCAACACCATTGGAGTTCTGTACCCTGCATACATTTCCATCCATGCTATCGAGTCCAGCACAAAGCAGGACGACACCAAGTGGCTGATCTACTGGGTCACGTTTGGCATCTTCACCGTGATTGAATTCTTTTCGAGTCTGCTAACTTCAGTGATTCCCTTCTACTGGCTGCTGAAG TGTGCCTTCCTCATCTGGTGCATGCTGCCCACGGAACAGAATGGTTCTACCATCATCTACCGCAAGTTGGTGCGACCCTATTTCCTGAAACATCACGAAT CTGTCGACAGGATTATTGATGATGGCATTAAGAAGGCCGCTGGTGTGCTGAAGCACGATTAG
- the LOC6530344 gene encoding probable 28S ribosomal protein S16, mitochondrial → MSLSPASGIGRFYAKSAKIIRFVRLGCSNRPFYHIVVMERRKNQHQPVIEQVGSFDPLPNDYNERLVALNTERIRYWLGKGAHLSTPAAELLGIAGLLPIHPRTYMTAWRNRRAAAEAEASSEKAESTA, encoded by the exons ATGTCACTATCACCAGCCAGTGGCATTGGCCGCTTCTATGCCAAGTCGGCCAAAATCATTCGATTCGTTCGCCTGGGCTGCTCCAACCGGCCTTTTTATCACATTGTCGTCATGGAG CGGCGTAAGAACCAGCACCAGCCTGTCATCGAGCAGGTTGGCTCCTTTGACCCCCTGCCCAACGACTACAACGAAAGATTGGTGGCCCTGAACACGGAGAGAATCCGCTATTGGCTTGGCAAGGGTGCCCACTTGTCCACGCCGGCCGCAGAACTCCTTGGTATCGCCGGACTACTGCCCATCCACCCGCGCACCTACATGACCGCCTGGCGGAACCGAAGAGCAGCTGCCGAAGCGGAGGCTTCGTCAGAAAAGGCGGAATCGACCGCTTAA
- the LOC6530341 gene encoding solute carrier family 25 member 35, giving the protein MATSDFVLGGVAAMGAGVFTNPVEVIKTRIQLQGELAARGSHAQPYKSVFQAFVTVAKNDGILGLQKGLAPALCFQFVINSFRLSIYTHAVEKGWVHNSKGEISFAKGMFWGALGGVVGSYCASPFFLIKTQLQAQAAKQIAVGYQHQHASMSDAFRKIYRKNGVFGLWRGSLANVNRATVASAVQIAVFGQAKSLLKENGVVTHPTILSFCSGLAAGSFVSLAITPLDVITTRLYNQGVDAQGRGIYYRSWLDCLLKILRSEGVYGLYKGFWPIYLRSAPYSTLVLLFFDELIALREKYDLHY; this is encoded by the exons ATGGCTACGTCGGATTTTGTGCTGGGTGGCGTGGCTGCCATGGGAGCTGGTGTCTTCACCAATCCCGTGGAGGTGATCAAGACACGCATCCAGCTTCAGGGAGAGCTGGCCGCCCGAGGATCTCATGCTCAGCCATACAAAAGTGTCTTCCAGGCCTTTGTGACTGTGGCCAAAAACGATGGTATTCTTGGTCTGCAGAAAGGATTGGCTCCTGCCTTATGCTTCCAGTTTGTAATCAACTCGTTTCG GTTGAGTATATACACCCATGCCGTAGAGAAGGGTTGGGTCCACAACAGCAAAGGCGAGATCTCCTTTGCAAAGGGAATGTTCTGGGGCGCCTTGGGCGGCGTTGTGGGTTCCTATTGTGCCAGTCCCTTCTTCCTG ATCAAGACGCAACTTCAGGCGCAGGCAGCCAAGCAGATCGCCGTTGGTTATCAGCATCAGCACGCCTCGATGAGTGATGCATTTAGAAAGATATACCGGAAGAACGGCGTCTTTGGACTCTGGCGAGGATCTTTGGCAAATGTGAACCGTGCCACTGTTGCGTCCGCCGTTCAAATCGCAGTTTTCGGCCAAGCCAAGAGTCTCTTAAAGGAAAACGGAGTGGTAACTCATCCCACAATCCTGTCCTTCTGCTCTGGCCTAGCCGCTGGCTCATTTGTGTCGCTGGCAATCACTCCATTGGATGTGATTACCACTCGACTTTACAATCAGGGAGTTGATGCCCAAGGTCGGGGCATTTACTACAGAAGCTGGTTGGACTGTCTGCTTAAGATCCTAAGATCGGAGGGGGTATATGGGTTGTACAAGGGCTTTTGGCCCATCTATCTGAGGAGTGCTCCATATTCCACCTTGGTGCTTCTGTTCTTTGACGAACTAATTGCCCTGAGGGAAAAGTACGATCTTCACTACTAG
- the LOC6530343 gene encoding receptor expression-enhancing protein 5 isoform X2 produces the protein MWLWDYIMLIRQRQETRRNVRVPLVYLGTGAVGICALWLIFGWGAQLLCNTIGVLYPAYISIHAIESSTKQDDTKWLIYWVTFGIFTVIEFFSSLLTSVIPFYWLLKCAFLIWCMLPTEQNGSTIIYRKLVRPYFLKHHESVDRIIDDGIKKAAGVLKHD, from the exons ATGTGGCTCTGGGATTATATTATGCTAATCAGACAGCGACAGGAGACGAGGCGCAATGTCAGAGTTCCCCTGGTTTACCTCGGCACAG GTGCTGTTGGTATCTGCGCCTTGTGGTTGATCTTTGGATGGGGCGCCCAGCTGCTGTGCAACACCATTGGAGTTCTGTACCCTGCATACATTTCCATCCATGCTATCGAGTCCAGCACAAAGCAGGACGACACCAAGTGGCTGATCTACTGGGTCACGTTTGGCATCTTCACCGTGATTGAATTCTTTTCGAGTCTGCTAACTTCAGTGATTCCCTTCTACTGGCTGCTGAAG TGTGCCTTCCTCATCTGGTGCATGCTGCCCACGGAACAGAATGGTTCTACCATCATCTACCGCAAGTTGGTGCGACCCTATTTCCTGAAACATCACGAAT CTGTCGACAGGATTATTGATGATGGCATTAAGAAGGCCGCTGGTGTGCTGAAGCACGATTAG